Proteins from a genomic interval of Candidatus Bathyarchaeota archaeon:
- a CDS encoding peptidyl-tRNA hydrolase, with protein MSKGKLAAQVGHAAVSAAEQTRKTHPEWWKEWMKEGQCKIVVKVKGEEELRKLEVEAKELGLSTALICDRGLTELPPGTVTCLGIGPAPTDQIDKITGKLPLL; from the coding sequence ATGAGCAAAGGCAAGCTTGCAGCACAAGTTGGGCACGCAGCAGTTTCAGCGGCTGAACAAACTCGAAAAACTCATCCAGAATGGTGGAAGGAATGGATGAAGGAAGGCCAATGCAAAATCGTTGTAAAAGTTAAAGGTGAAGAGGAACTGAGAAAACTTGAAGTTGAGGCTAAGGAGCTAGGGCTTTCAACAGCCCTAATCTGCGACAGAGGACTAACCGAACTTCCACCTGGAACAGTCACTTGCCTGGGCATAGGCCCTGCACCTACAGACCAAATAGACAAAATCACTGGAAAACTTCCACTTCTCTAG
- the aspS gene encoding aspartate--tRNA(Asn) ligase, with amino-acid sequence MKLDELGSWRRTHFTSEIKPELDGSAVTVFGWVKEIRDLGGIKFVILQDREGTVQITVPKKKVSEGVLEKIDMLQTQYAIGVRGIVKKTEITPRKVEIIPEEIKILGLAKHPLPLDVTGKTPAELDVRLNARVLDLCKEENRAIFKITHETLTAVRDFLSNKGFIEVSTPRIIASATEGGAALFPVEYFEKQAFLAQSPQLYKEQLTICFERVFEIGHFFRAEESHTRRHLSEFISIDIEMAFATAEDVMQVLEQLIHHVCKTIKEKCRKELETLNYNFEVPQLPFKRFTYDEILEELKELGFKIPWGEDIPTPAFRKLGKLHPYFYFITDWPSESKPFYIQPRKDNPKISEAFDLMWTWIELASGGTRVHSKELLIKRLREQGLNPESFKYHLKTFDYGMPPHAGWAVGFERLVMMLTGKQNIREVVLFPRDRFRLIP; translated from the coding sequence ATGAAACTTGATGAACTTGGAAGTTGGAGGAGAACACACTTCACATCTGAAATTAAACCGGAACTTGACGGTTCCGCAGTTACCGTTTTCGGATGGGTAAAGGAGATACGTGATTTAGGCGGAATAAAATTCGTAATACTTCAGGATAGAGAAGGAACTGTGCAAATAACTGTTCCCAAAAAGAAGGTTTCTGAGGGAGTCTTAGAAAAAATAGATATGCTTCAGACTCAGTACGCTATAGGCGTTAGGGGAATCGTAAAGAAAACGGAAATTACTCCTCGGAAAGTGGAGATAATCCCTGAAGAAATTAAAATTTTGGGATTAGCTAAGCATCCTCTGCCTTTGGATGTTACTGGGAAAACTCCGGCTGAGCTGGATGTTAGACTTAACGCCCGAGTTCTCGACTTATGCAAGGAAGAAAATAGGGCGATATTCAAAATAACCCATGAAACTCTAACTGCTGTTCGAGATTTTCTTTCCAATAAGGGATTCATTGAAGTAAGCACGCCTAGGATAATTGCTTCTGCAACTGAAGGAGGGGCGGCCCTTTTTCCAGTTGAATATTTTGAAAAGCAAGCTTTTTTGGCGCAGAGCCCTCAACTTTACAAGGAACAGCTTACAATATGCTTCGAAAGAGTATTTGAAATAGGCCACTTCTTCAGAGCTGAAGAATCCCATACACGTAGGCATCTCAGCGAATTCATCTCGATAGATATTGAAATGGCGTTTGCAACAGCCGAAGATGTCATGCAAGTTCTAGAACAGCTCATACATCATGTCTGCAAAACCATAAAGGAAAAATGCCGAAAAGAACTTGAAACCCTAAACTACAATTTTGAAGTGCCGCAACTTCCATTCAAACGTTTCACATATGACGAAATCCTCGAAGAGCTCAAAGAACTGGGATTTAAAATTCCATGGGGAGAAGACATACCCACACCCGCATTTAGGAAATTGGGCAAACTCCACCCCTACTTCTACTTCATAACAGACTGGCCCTCAGAATCAAAACCCTTCTACATACAACCAAGAAAGGATAACCCTAAAATTTCAGAAGCCTTCGACCTAATGTGGACATGGATAGAACTCGCCTCAGGCGGAACAAGAGTTCACTCAAAAGAACTACTAATCAAACGATTGAGGGAGCAAGGCTTAAACCCAGAATCATTCAAGTATCACCTCAAAACTTTCGATTATGGAATGCCTCCGCATGCAGGCTGGGCAGTAGGCTTCGAAAGACTTGTCATGATGCTGACGGGAAAGCAGAATATCCGCGAAGTCGTACTGTTTCCAAGGGACAGATTTAGGCTTATTCCATGA
- a CDS encoding aldehyde ferredoxin oxidoreductase: MRGYAGKFLEVNLSDEDIKEVKFPDEILKNYIGGRGLATKILWDRLGSKWEAVDPLGPENILLVLTGPLTGYFPGTKVCVSGKSPQSNGVIGSTVAGEFGVDLKCAGYDGVIITGKAEKPCYLFICDSQIEIKDASPIWGKKARETIRFLVKKSVEEIKASRPNYGEVKEPSILYIGPAGENKTRVAAVISKYTHGAGYGGYGGVMGAKNLKAIVVKGFGPLPEVYDKGKMLQLAKEFSKKNFGMEKFRRWGTGSSGYSVGAETSSEPVRNWQEEWHDKESFKGEEFDKYWIKKYWGDFNCPVTCLKLAVIKTGKFKGAICDNPDYELEAYLGTNLGIFTPEKNIYLSYLINELGLCGIQGGAVLGFTAELYEKGIITKEDLDGIKLEWGNAEAFAALAEKIAFRKGIGDILAEGVYRAALKLGKVKNVNLLKYAVHEKGVAIGAHGVRSGKDYVANISYACSVQAGDHTSVAFLPLNHGNSELLSIMHDSAVYCFFNTFKLETAEIFNFYEAVTGWKLTEKVWYEEKALRILHLQRAMLLLGGPDIKWQPRKDDDNPPRFWEPLPTGPYKGKTLNRKRFEEDRLEYYKMVGWNENGVPKPETLRKLGLKDVETKLKKERML, translated from the coding sequence ATGAGAGGCTACGCCGGAAAATTTCTAGAAGTAAACCTTTCAGATGAAGACATTAAAGAAGTAAAGTTTCCAGATGAAATTTTAAAGAATTACATTGGTGGAAGAGGCTTAGCCACGAAAATTCTTTGGGATAGACTTGGCAGTAAATGGGAAGCAGTAGACCCGCTTGGACCTGAAAACATTTTACTCGTGCTTACAGGCCCGTTAACAGGATATTTCCCGGGAACAAAGGTTTGCGTTTCCGGAAAGTCTCCTCAAAGCAACGGGGTTATAGGCTCAACAGTTGCAGGTGAATTCGGAGTAGACCTAAAATGTGCTGGCTATGACGGCGTAATAATAACTGGAAAAGCTGAAAAACCATGTTATCTCTTCATATGCGACAGCCAAATTGAAATTAAGGACGCCTCGCCAATTTGGGGTAAAAAGGCAAGAGAAACCATACGGTTTCTGGTTAAAAAGTCAGTTGAAGAAATTAAGGCTTCTAGGCCGAACTACGGAGAAGTAAAGGAACCCTCAATTCTCTACATTGGGCCTGCCGGAGAAAACAAAACCAGAGTTGCAGCCGTCATTTCGAAATATACGCATGGAGCGGGCTACGGCGGCTACGGTGGAGTAATGGGAGCCAAAAACCTGAAGGCGATAGTTGTAAAGGGGTTTGGGCCACTACCAGAAGTTTATGATAAAGGGAAAATGCTACAGCTCGCCAAGGAGTTTTCAAAGAAGAACTTTGGAATGGAAAAATTTAGACGTTGGGGAACTGGTTCATCAGGCTATTCGGTAGGAGCCGAAACAAGTTCTGAGCCAGTTCGAAACTGGCAGGAAGAGTGGCATGATAAAGAAAGCTTCAAGGGAGAAGAGTTCGACAAGTACTGGATTAAAAAGTACTGGGGAGACTTTAACTGTCCAGTTACATGCCTAAAACTTGCAGTCATAAAAACTGGAAAGTTCAAAGGTGCAATATGCGACAATCCAGACTATGAACTAGAAGCTTACTTAGGAACAAACTTGGGAATTTTCACTCCGGAAAAGAACATTTACTTATCATACTTAATTAACGAGCTTGGACTGTGCGGGATTCAAGGTGGAGCAGTGCTTGGATTTACAGCGGAACTCTATGAAAAAGGAATAATAACCAAGGAAGATTTAGATGGAATCAAGCTTGAATGGGGAAACGCTGAAGCTTTCGCTGCCTTGGCTGAAAAAATAGCGTTTAGGAAGGGAATAGGCGACATTTTAGCGGAAGGAGTTTACCGGGCTGCCCTAAAGCTTGGAAAAGTGAAAAACGTTAACTTGCTTAAGTATGCTGTTCACGAGAAAGGAGTAGCAATAGGTGCACATGGAGTTAGAAGCGGAAAAGATTACGTAGCAAACATTTCCTACGCATGCTCAGTTCAAGCAGGAGACCACACTTCAGTTGCTTTTCTCCCATTAAACCACGGAAACAGCGAATTACTGTCAATAATGCACGACTCAGCGGTCTACTGTTTCTTTAACACATTTAAACTTGAAACCGCAGAAATATTCAACTTTTACGAAGCAGTAACCGGATGGAAACTTACAGAAAAGGTGTGGTACGAAGAAAAAGCCTTAAGAATACTGCATTTACAAAGGGCAATGCTCCTTCTAGGAGGTCCAGACATTAAATGGCAACCTAGAAAGGACGATGACAACCCGCCAAGATTCTGGGAGCCGTTACCCACAGGCCCCTACAAAGGAAAAACCCTAAACAGAAAACGCTTCGAAGAAGACAGACTTGAATACTATAAAATGGTCGGTTGGAACGAAAACGGAGTTCCAAAGCCGGAAACTTTGCGGAAACTTGGCTTGAAAGATGTCGAAACAAAACTTAAAAAGGAACGCATGCTATGA
- a CDS encoding Lrp/AsnC family transcriptional regulator — protein MPKTKEIPSGRSLRLLRLLIERGKPATVYTIKVKQSELASQLGISRQALNVHLRKLRDLGYVRTGRGFIDITEDGLNILGISANPAFVFVKVSPLRRKEAYKKMSEISVQRMFRVAGDMDSLLIIEQEKLNEALQKLSEIEGILDTKSYITIQTIR, from the coding sequence ATGCCGAAAACTAAGGAAATACCGTCAGGACGTTCTCTCCGCTTGCTGAGGCTCCTTATTGAAAGGGGAAAACCGGCAACGGTCTACACTATAAAGGTTAAGCAAAGCGAACTTGCAAGCCAACTGGGTATAAGCCGCCAAGCATTAAATGTTCACCTTAGAAAACTTAGGGATTTAGGCTACGTCAGAACTGGACGGGGATTTATAGACATAACCGAGGACGGCTTAAATATACTGGGCATATCGGCAAACCCAGCCTTCGTATTTGTTAAAGTTTCGCCTTTACGTAGGAAAGAAGCCTATAAGAAAATGAGTGAAATATCGGTACAGAGGATGTTCAGAGTAGCCGGCGACATGGACAGCCTCCTCATAATAGAGCAGGAAAAGCTGAATGAAGCTTTACAAAAACTCTCAGAAATAGAGGGAATACTTGACACAAAATCGTATATCACAATACAAACAATAAGATGA
- a CDS encoding 4Fe-4S dicluster domain-containing protein, with product MLWIKRNYELCSGCRRCEIACSLFHEGRIWPEGSRVRVFMFVPGIEVPHLCFQCEDYPCVEACPAGALSVDEKTGAVKVEVSKCTACGVCIEACPGRVPHLHPSGNYVVICDLCNGQPKCVEACREGGWNALTLVSREKDVSYRALAKTPEEITREVAEQLFGKETAKEVL from the coding sequence ATGCTGTGGATTAAGCGGAACTATGAACTTTGTAGTGGTTGTCGTAGATGTGAAATTGCTTGTTCGCTTTTTCATGAAGGTAGGATTTGGCCTGAGGGTTCGAGGGTAAGGGTTTTCATGTTTGTTCCGGGGATTGAAGTTCCGCATTTGTGTTTTCAATGCGAAGACTACCCGTGTGTTGAGGCGTGTCCAGCGGGGGCTTTATCTGTAGATGAGAAAACTGGAGCAGTAAAAGTTGAAGTTTCAAAGTGTACTGCCTGCGGCGTCTGCATAGAAGCTTGTCCGGGAAGGGTTCCGCATTTACATCCGAGTGGAAACTACGTGGTTATCTGCGACTTATGTAACGGACAGCCCAAATGCGTCGAAGCATGCCGAGAGGGAGGATGGAACGCCCTAACTTTGGTTTCTAGAGAAAAGGATGTTTCTTATCGAGCTTTGGCGAAAACGCCGGAAGAGATTACGCGGGAAGTGGCTGAACAGCTTTTCGGAAAGGAAACAGCAAAGGAGGTTTTGTAG
- the albA gene encoding DNA-binding protein Alba, with product MSESNAVLVGKKPVMNYVLACITLFHGGAKEVMVKARGRAISRAVDVVEVVRRRFLPDVKIKSVGIGTEQIPPAEEGGTPTNVSTIEITLER from the coding sequence ATGTCAGAGAGCAATGCAGTATTAGTAGGGAAAAAGCCAGTCATGAACTATGTGCTGGCTTGCATAACCCTCTTCCACGGCGGAGCAAAAGAAGTTATGGTAAAGGCAAGAGGAAGGGCAATCAGCCGCGCTGTTGACGTAGTTGAGGTTGTTCGACGCCGGTTCCTACCAGACGTTAAAATCAAAAGCGTAGGCATCGGCACCGAGCAAATACCACCTGCAGAAGAGGGTGGCACGCCCACAAACGTCAGCACCATTGAAATAACTCTTGAGCGCTGA
- a CDS encoding NAD(P)/FAD-dependent oxidoreductase, whose translation MASKVVRVQRETAITVIGAGPIGAFTALNLAKLGLAAKTVVFEEHSCIGRPSHCAGHLNIKTLKRLGVRLPAKIIENKIRGAKLYSPRGLNFRIERKTPITLVVNRELFDQAIAEEAEKLGVEFRLKFRVKEILVGNGKINGLVARNLSKKLDEKFYSKLVIDAEGCPATLLKRIKFPHPNPENFVYGGQAEVDKIKDVEDDIVEVYFGKKFAEGLFAWIIPRKDGTAKVGLAVKHGNPKKALFNFIHKHPIASKKLRKSQILSLKFHPIPLGGPITKTFSNGLLVVGDAASQVKPTTGGGVITGMMCAKLAAKTALKAYKLNDFSEKTLEEYEKAWKKEIGFDLKAMLRVRKMLNRLSDRQIDKLFKLCIKIGLNQILEKVGDLDFQGRTLLKAASNPKGFIPLLYLVWSALTGR comes from the coding sequence ATGGCTAGTAAAGTGGTTAGGGTGCAAAGGGAAACAGCAATCACAGTTATTGGCGCTGGACCAATAGGCGCATTTACAGCGTTGAATCTTGCAAAGCTTGGATTGGCAGCAAAAACAGTTGTTTTTGAGGAACACAGCTGCATTGGTAGGCCTTCCCACTGCGCAGGCCATCTAAACATTAAAACTCTAAAGAGACTCGGCGTTAGGCTTCCAGCGAAAATCATTGAAAACAAGATTAGAGGGGCAAAACTCTATTCTCCCAGAGGATTAAACTTCAGAATTGAGCGGAAAACACCCATAACGTTAGTGGTTAATCGAGAACTGTTTGACCAGGCAATAGCTGAAGAAGCAGAAAAACTAGGTGTAGAGTTCCGCTTAAAATTTAGGGTTAAGGAAATATTAGTTGGAAATGGGAAAATAAACGGGTTAGTTGCCCGAAACTTGAGTAAAAAGCTAGATGAAAAATTTTATTCAAAACTTGTCATTGACGCTGAAGGATGTCCAGCTACACTTCTCAAAAGAATAAAATTTCCCCATCCAAATCCGGAAAACTTCGTTTATGGAGGACAAGCTGAAGTTGATAAAATAAAAGATGTTGAAGACGACATAGTCGAGGTTTATTTTGGGAAAAAGTTTGCGGAAGGCCTCTTTGCATGGATAATTCCGAGAAAAGATGGAACAGCAAAGGTTGGATTAGCAGTAAAGCACGGAAACCCGAAAAAAGCTCTGTTCAACTTTATTCATAAACACCCCATTGCTTCAAAGAAGCTTCGTAAAAGTCAAATTTTAAGTCTAAAATTTCACCCAATTCCTCTAGGCGGCCCCATAACCAAAACTTTTAGCAACGGTTTACTCGTGGTAGGTGACGCTGCTTCACAGGTAAAGCCCACAACTGGCGGAGGAGTAATAACCGGAATGATGTGCGCCAAGTTGGCTGCAAAAACAGCCTTAAAGGCTTATAAACTAAACGACTTTTCAGAAAAAACACTTGAAGAATATGAAAAGGCTTGGAAAAAGGAGATAGGCTTCGACTTAAAGGCAATGCTAAGGGTAAGAAAGATGCTTAACAGGCTTTCAGACAGGCAAATTGATAAGCTCTTTAAACTTTGCATAAAAATTGGTTTAAACCAAATACTGGAAAAAGTGGGAGACCTAGACTTTCAAGGTAGAACCCTCTTAAAGGCGGCGTCTAATCCTAAAGGCTTTATTCCCCTCCTATATTTAGTTTGGTCGGCGCTAACTGGAAGGTGA
- the truD gene encoding tRNA pseudouridine(13) synthase TruD has product MKVPKLEKELGMEVYATKTLGIGGKIRQFVEDFTVEEILIDGSKASVHPENIPLLVGEGKYLICLLVKRNWDNLLVIREIARKLGLPYKNVHIAGIKDAKAVTAQHISIKGAIPEEIAKVKIENVILAPLRFSNLKISAFHLYGNKFAITIRDISHTITETQKRIEKTLAELEAFGGIPNFYGHQRFGTIRPITHLVGREIVKGNFEKAAMIYLAKNYDLEHEKARETRKRLMETHDFEWALRNFPRHLKYEILMLKHLVKNSNDYVGAFRKLPLQLRRMFTQAYQSYLFNRFLSERIRREIPFNEPQIGDYVVYVDQKGLPTQYAKKVESQNLEEMQKAVKEGKMRIAVPLVGYKQPTSSGVQGEIEEEILREEDVKPEDFNVKNMREASAKGELRAALTPLIDFSYEKPCKDPNNPLKKMFKCSFTLQRGSYATVFLRELMKPRNIIKAGF; this is encoded by the coding sequence TTGAAAGTTCCGAAACTAGAAAAAGAATTAGGAATGGAAGTTTATGCTACAAAAACTCTTGGAATAGGAGGGAAAATAAGACAGTTTGTCGAAGACTTTACAGTAGAAGAAATTTTAATAGACGGTTCAAAGGCCAGCGTTCACCCCGAAAACATTCCACTTCTTGTTGGAGAAGGAAAATACCTAATTTGCCTGCTTGTTAAACGAAATTGGGATAATTTGCTTGTTATAAGGGAAATAGCTCGAAAGCTCGGTTTACCATACAAAAACGTGCATATTGCTGGAATTAAAGATGCAAAGGCAGTTACAGCGCAACACATAAGCATTAAAGGGGCAATTCCAGAAGAAATAGCGAAAGTGAAGATTGAAAACGTCATTTTAGCGCCCTTACGCTTCTCAAACCTTAAAATTTCCGCTTTTCACCTTTACGGCAACAAGTTCGCAATAACTATACGGGATATAAGCCATACAATAACTGAAACACAAAAGAGAATAGAAAAAACACTAGCAGAGCTTGAAGCCTTCGGTGGAATACCAAACTTTTACGGTCACCAACGCTTCGGAACAATTAGGCCGATAACCCATCTCGTCGGGAGAGAAATTGTAAAGGGAAACTTCGAAAAAGCTGCAATGATTTACTTGGCTAAAAATTACGATTTAGAACATGAAAAAGCAAGGGAAACTCGAAAAAGATTGATGGAAACCCATGATTTTGAATGGGCACTGCGAAACTTTCCCCGCCATTTGAAATATGAAATTTTAATGCTGAAACACCTTGTTAAGAATTCAAACGATTACGTTGGTGCGTTCAGAAAACTTCCGCTTCAGCTACGCAGAATGTTCACACAAGCTTATCAATCCTACTTATTCAACAGATTTCTCAGCGAAAGAATAAGAAGAGAAATTCCGTTCAACGAACCGCAAATAGGTGACTACGTGGTTTACGTGGATCAAAAAGGTCTTCCAACACAATACGCCAAAAAGGTTGAAAGCCAAAATCTAGAAGAGATGCAGAAGGCAGTAAAGGAAGGAAAAATGCGTATTGCAGTTCCACTTGTTGGATACAAACAGCCAACGTCAAGCGGAGTTCAAGGGGAAATTGAAGAAGAAATATTAAGGGAAGAAGACGTTAAACCAGAAGACTTTAATGTAAAAAACATGAGGGAAGCAAGCGCAAAAGGAGAGTTAAGAGCAGCTCTGACGCCTCTCATCGATTTCTCATATGAAAAGCCTTGTAAAGATCCAAATAATCCCTTGAAAAAAATGTTTAAATGCTCATTTACTCTGCAAAGAGGTTCCTATGCAACAGTTTTCTTGAGAGAATTAATGAAACCTCGTAATATCATTAAAGCAGGATTTTAG